From one Acidobacteriota bacterium genomic stretch:
- a CDS encoding DUF4126 family protein, with product MTLEVLTWLIAIPLLGFITGMRTMTPMAALCWFAYLGYLPVQDSWAWWCATLPVAIVLTLLALLEYAADKLSLSPRPTRPAVLMIRFFVGGLVGAILASGLNASGAEGVILSVLGALVGAFAAYQLRHQLTHRIGCKMWQVTLTEDLFAIACTIICLGIVTG from the coding sequence ATGACCCTTGAGGTGCTGACCTGGCTCATTGCGATTCCGCTGCTGGGGTTTATCACCGGCATGAGGACCATGACGCCCATGGCCGCGCTCTGCTGGTTCGCGTACCTCGGCTACCTTCCCGTGCAGGACTCATGGGCGTGGTGGTGCGCGACGCTGCCGGTCGCCATCGTGCTGACGCTGCTCGCTCTCCTCGAGTATGCGGCCGACAAGCTCTCGCTGAGCCCACGGCCGACGCGCCCCGCCGTGCTGATGATCCGCTTCTTTGTCGGTGGACTGGTGGGGGCGATTCTCGCCTCGGGTCTCAATGCCTCGGGAGCTGAGGGGGTCATCCTCAGCGTGCTGGGCGCGCTGGTGGGGGCCTTCGCCGCCTATCAACTGCGGCACCAGCTCACGCACCGCATCGGCTGCAAGATGTGGCAGGTCACGCTTACCGAAGACCTCTTCGCCATCGCCTGCACCATCATCTGCCTGGGGATCGTCACAGGTTGA
- a CDS encoding serine hydroxymethyltransferase, which yields MSINPNATLAAADPEVYAQVENEILRQHEGLEMIASENFVSRAVLEAAGTVFTNKYAEGYPGKRYYGGCEFADVVENLARDRAKKLFNAEHVNVQPSSGSQANAAAYMAIINPGDTLLGLDLAHGGHLTHGHKLNFSGKLYRIVGYQVRKDTETIDYDELEAKAIAEKPKVIVGGGSAYPRFWDFARMRAIADKVGAYLFIDMAHFAGLVAGGAHPSPVPHAHITSTTTHKTLRGPRAGLLLCTQDLAAAVDRAVFPGHQGGPLMHIVAAKAVAFKEALDPAFSTYAHQVVANAKVLAEALAAEGFRIVSGGTDNHLMLVDVFQKGMFGSEAENALGEAGITVNKNAIPYDTNPPMKPSGIRVGTPALTTRGMKEGEMKQVAVWIARALENRNDPAALRRIRGEVTELADRFPLYDFLRHPEPVA from the coding sequence ATGTCCATTAATCCGAACGCCACGCTCGCCGCCGCAGACCCTGAGGTCTACGCCCAGGTTGAAAACGAGATCCTTCGCCAGCACGAAGGTCTTGAGATGATTGCGTCTGAGAACTTCGTCTCCCGCGCCGTGCTCGAGGCCGCCGGAACCGTCTTCACGAACAAGTACGCCGAGGGCTACCCCGGCAAGCGGTACTACGGCGGCTGCGAGTTCGCCGATGTAGTGGAAAACCTCGCCCGCGACCGCGCCAAAAAGCTCTTCAACGCCGAGCACGTCAACGTGCAACCGTCTTCGGGCTCGCAGGCCAACGCCGCCGCCTACATGGCCATCATCAATCCCGGCGACACCCTCCTCGGCCTCGACCTCGCGCACGGTGGACACCTGACCCACGGCCACAAGCTCAACTTCTCCGGCAAGCTCTACCGCATCGTCGGCTACCAGGTGCGCAAGGACACCGAGACCATCGACTACGACGAACTCGAGGCCAAGGCCATCGCCGAGAAGCCGAAGGTCATCGTGGGCGGAGGCTCCGCCTATCCGCGCTTCTGGGACTTCGCCCGCATGAGGGCCATCGCCGATAAGGTCGGCGCCTACCTCTTTATTGATATGGCGCACTTCGCCGGACTGGTCGCAGGAGGAGCGCACCCCTCGCCGGTGCCGCACGCGCACATCACCTCGACCACCACGCACAAGACGCTGCGCGGCCCCCGCGCCGGACTCCTGCTCTGCACACAGGACCTCGCCGCAGCCGTCGACCGCGCCGTCTTCCCCGGCCACCAGGGAGGCCCGCTGATGCACATCGTCGCGGCCAAGGCCGTCGCCTTCAAGGAAGCGCTCGATCCTGCCTTCTCCACCTACGCGCACCAGGTCGTCGCCAACGCAAAGGTGCTCGCCGAGGCGCTCGCCGCCGAGGGCTTCCGCATCGTCTCCGGCGGAACCGACAACCATCTGATGCTGGTCGACGTCTTCCAGAAGGGCATGTTCGGCTCCGAGGCCGAGAACGCGCTGGGCGAGGCCGGGATCACCGTCAACAAGAACGCTATCCCCTATGACACCAACCCGCCCATGAAGCCTTCGGGAATCCGCGTCGGAACTCCGGCGCTGACCACGCGCGGTATGAAGGAGGGCGAGATGAAGCAGGTCGCCGTCTGGATCGCCCGCGCGCTGGAGAACCGCAACGACCCCGCCGCCCTGCGCAGGATTCGCGGCGAGGTCACGGAGCTGGCAGACCGCTTCCCGCTCTACGACTTCCTCCGTCACCCGGAGCCGGTCGCGTAA
- a CDS encoding acetylxylan esterase: MNKALWIVAFTAAAFCGAGAQAPLQVTTGLADMTDAYLTTLAQQDLAKRHDEIAAIRDKAAIADRQTYIRKTWLRELGGAWPEKTPLHAQITGVVRHDDYMVQKLVYQSLPHFYVTADVYVPLHAPKPYPAVLGTAGHDTGGKSYSNYQTVWVSLAKRGFLVIAIDPAGQGERLQHLDPVTHKSLLSASGTAEHMADGLQTLLTGNAIARYFIWDGIRAIDYLESRDDVDKSRIGVAGNSGGGTQSAYIANFDPRIAAAVISCYITSWNAMWLNPGPQDSEQVMDHFLADHLDFPDFLIGFAPKPVEMEVATRDFFPIAGAHATFAEAKGIFHLLGADDKVSLFEADDTHGWSKPRRLATYRWFMQSLQKRTDDGVEAEFKLDTPAELSATASGQVVTSYLDAETIQSLNAKLARSLREHPASRNIQQLAPLLRSRLAIPGTPLHPSVEEAGSSSQNGIRIEKIKIQPEPGITVPGLVFQPSKGPARKRAVLYLNPAGMAADAGANGPIEKLVDEGNLVLAIDPRGWGESAPPKKTTAGYRSDYQMAMRAILVGKSMPGMQTYDVLNALHYLASRPDVDPREISVQTVGTAGNIGIFAATLEPKVKRIQCDRSPTSFLAITELKLNDVSPSVIVPGILRDLDLPDLTRALGQRFQVKGESAPR, translated from the coding sequence ATGAACAAGGCGCTATGGATCGTCGCTTTCACTGCCGCTGCATTCTGCGGGGCAGGCGCACAAGCACCATTGCAGGTGACAACGGGGTTGGCAGATATGACCGATGCCTACCTCACGACCCTTGCGCAGCAGGACCTGGCAAAGCGGCACGACGAAATCGCTGCCATCCGCGACAAAGCTGCAATCGCTGATCGACAGACCTACATACGAAAGACGTGGCTGCGCGAGCTGGGCGGCGCATGGCCTGAAAAGACCCCGCTCCATGCCCAGATTACCGGCGTCGTGCGGCACGACGACTACATGGTCCAGAAGCTGGTCTATCAGAGCCTCCCGCACTTTTACGTCACCGCCGATGTCTATGTCCCTCTGCATGCACCCAAACCGTATCCCGCGGTTTTAGGGACGGCGGGGCACGACACCGGAGGCAAGTCCTATTCGAACTACCAGACCGTATGGGTGTCGCTGGCAAAGCGCGGGTTCCTCGTCATCGCCATCGATCCCGCCGGTCAGGGCGAGCGGCTGCAGCACCTCGATCCGGTCACGCACAAATCGCTGCTGTCTGCGAGCGGTACCGCCGAACACATGGCGGACGGGTTGCAGACCCTGCTCACCGGCAACGCGATCGCCCGCTACTTCATCTGGGACGGCATTCGCGCGATCGACTACCTCGAATCCCGTGACGACGTCGACAAGTCTCGCATCGGTGTTGCCGGCAACTCCGGCGGAGGCACACAGTCCGCCTATATCGCCAACTTCGATCCCCGCATCGCGGCCGCCGTCATCTCCTGCTACATAACTTCGTGGAACGCCATGTGGCTCAACCCCGGCCCGCAGGATTCAGAGCAGGTGATGGATCATTTTCTTGCGGATCACCTCGATTTTCCCGACTTCCTCATCGGCTTCGCCCCGAAGCCAGTCGAGATGGAAGTGGCCACGCGCGACTTCTTCCCCATCGCCGGTGCCCATGCGACTTTCGCTGAGGCAAAGGGCATCTTTCATCTGCTGGGGGCCGACGACAAGGTTTCCTTGTTCGAAGCAGACGATACACATGGATGGTCGAAACCAAGACGCCTCGCAACCTATAGATGGTTCATGCAATCGCTCCAGAAGCGGACGGACGACGGCGTAGAAGCGGAGTTCAAGCTGGACACGCCCGCCGAGTTGAGCGCCACAGCCTCCGGGCAGGTGGTCACCAGTTATCTTGACGCTGAAACCATACAGTCGTTGAACGCAAAGCTGGCGCGGAGCCTCAGGGAACATCCAGCGTCAAGAAACATCCAGCAGCTCGCACCGTTGCTCAGAAGCCGCCTTGCCATACCCGGTACGCCACTCCATCCCTCTGTCGAAGAGGCAGGTTCCTCTTCGCAGAATGGCATCCGCATCGAAAAGATTAAAATCCAGCCGGAACCCGGCATTACCGTGCCTGGACTTGTCTTTCAGCCCTCCAAAGGCCCGGCCCGCAAACGTGCCGTGCTCTATCTCAACCCTGCTGGAATGGCGGCCGATGCCGGCGCGAATGGCCCCATCGAAAAGCTCGTGGATGAGGGCAATCTCGTTCTTGCCATCGACCCGCGCGGCTGGGGAGAGAGCGCTCCGCCGAAGAAGACGACCGCCGGCTATCGCAGCGACTATCAGATGGCCATGCGCGCCATCCTCGTGGGCAAATCGATGCCCGGGATGCAGACCTATGACGTTCTCAACGCGCTCCACTATCTGGCGTCGCGGCCCGATGTCGATCCGCGTGAGATTTCAGTGCAAACCGTAGGCACAGCCGGAAACATCGGCATATTTGCCGCCACGCTCGAGCCTAAGGTCAAAAGGATTCAATGCGATAGGTCGCCCACCTCGTTCCTGGCCATCACGGAGCTGAAGTTGAACGATGTCTCTCCCAGCGTGATCGTTCCCGGTATTCTGCGAGACCTCGATCTCCCGGATCTGACGCGGGCGCTGGGGCAACGCTTTCAGGTCAAGGGTGAATCCGCGCCGAGATAG
- a CDS encoding DUF3536 domain-containing protein: MAKSKQATKPVSSTPPTAEPERYVCIHGHFYQPPRENPWLETVELQDSAAPYHDWNDRITAECYAPNGASRITDRENKIIRIMNNYSRMSFNFGPTLLSWLCDFAPRCYRMILDADRASAERHGGHGSAIAQVYNHIIMPLANERDARTQIRWGIADFARRFGRRPEGMWLAETAVSHKVLDLMAQEGIRFTILAPHQCARVRRIANDGNPAEWTATANATVDTRHPYRIQLDEGRSIVVFFYDGPTSRAIAFEGLLNSGEDFGKRLLASFDATDCDHTDEASLSHVATDGESYGHHHRHGEMALSYAMHWLEDNEHAKLTNYSEFLAKFPPHWEAEVADDTSWSCAHGVERWRSNCGCNSGRAGWNQKWRAPLRQALDFLRDAAAPLSEKLSASLFKDLWAARDAYIEVILDRHGKTGAFFAAQQSHPLTQEERVMALELMELQRHTQLMYTSCGWFFDEISGIETVQVIAYAGRVLQLAAKLFGEPGVALEKQFLSILAGAASNIPEVGTGAEVYRRYVTSMKIGLEQVGAHYAISSIFRPYPEDGEIFCYDVHRSSHEVYTSGRGRVALGGAQIHSRITEDTEEICFAVLHLGDQNISAAVRRYDPDNPEQAQAFKAFSKNVGLAMRRANLPEVIRLIDQNFRETNGAHDSESAPAPAAYSLLSLFADEQHRILQTILTQTLNEMEDSLRKIYDDHASLLDFLTDTGISPPPALEVAANYAINASLKKALEAEPFDPEYVLSLVEKATAEHITLNHQQLTFIAGQRMKRAMVRLEAAAAGDPTANGALTHALAMAETFRKVPFEVNLWGAQNIWNDLLRRSDKTYWTEEWREDYRKLGEAMNIKVDQLVTEEGVSAF, encoded by the coding sequence ATGGCCAAGTCAAAACAAGCCACCAAGCCCGTCTCCTCCACTCCCCCCACCGCCGAGCCTGAGCGCTACGTCTGCATTCACGGCCACTTTTATCAGCCGCCGCGTGAGAACCCGTGGCTCGAGACGGTCGAGCTGCAGGACTCCGCCGCGCCCTATCACGACTGGAACGACCGCATCACCGCCGAGTGCTACGCGCCCAACGGCGCCTCGCGCATCACCGACCGCGAGAACAAGATCATCCGCATCATGAACAACTACTCGCGGATGAGCTTCAACTTCGGCCCTACACTGCTGAGCTGGCTTTGCGACTTCGCGCCGCGCTGCTATCGCATGATCCTCGACGCCGACCGCGCCAGCGCCGAGCGCCACGGCGGACACGGCTCAGCCATCGCACAGGTCTACAACCACATCATCATGCCGCTGGCGAACGAGCGCGACGCGCGCACGCAGATCCGCTGGGGCATCGCAGACTTCGCGCGCCGCTTCGGCCGCAGGCCCGAGGGCATGTGGCTGGCCGAGACCGCCGTCAGCCACAAAGTGCTCGACCTGATGGCCCAGGAAGGCATCCGTTTCACGATCCTCGCGCCGCACCAGTGCGCCCGCGTGCGGCGCATCGCCAATGACGGCAACCCAGCCGAGTGGACCGCGACTGCAAATGCGACAGTGGATACACGGCATCCTTATCGTATTCAGCTCGACGAGGGCAGGAGCATCGTCGTCTTCTTCTACGACGGCCCTACCTCGCGCGCCATCGCCTTTGAAGGTCTTTTGAACAGCGGCGAAGACTTCGGCAAGCGTCTGCTGGCATCCTTCGATGCCACGGACTGCGACCACACCGACGAAGCCTCGCTCTCGCACGTCGCCACCGACGGTGAAAGCTACGGCCATCACCACAGGCATGGCGAGATGGCTCTCTCCTACGCCATGCACTGGCTTGAAGACAACGAGCACGCGAAGCTCACCAACTACAGCGAGTTCCTGGCGAAGTTTCCCCCGCACTGGGAGGCAGAAGTAGCCGACGATACCTCCTGGAGCTGCGCGCATGGGGTGGAGCGCTGGCGCTCCAACTGCGGCTGCAACAGCGGAAGAGCAGGCTGGAACCAGAAGTGGCGCGCCCCGCTGCGCCAGGCGCTCGACTTCCTCCGCGATGCCGCCGCTCCGCTCTCGGAGAAGCTCTCCGCGTCGCTCTTCAAGGACCTGTGGGCCGCACGTGACGCCTACATCGAGGTCATCCTCGACCGGCACGGCAAGACCGGCGCCTTCTTCGCCGCGCAACAGTCGCACCCGCTCACACAGGAGGAGCGGGTGATGGCACTGGAACTGATGGAACTCCAGCGCCACACGCAGTTGATGTATACCTCCTGCGGCTGGTTCTTCGATGAGATCTCGGGCATCGAAACCGTTCAGGTGATTGCCTACGCCGGACGAGTTCTGCAACTGGCGGCCAAACTCTTCGGCGAACCGGGAGTTGCGCTGGAGAAGCAGTTCCTCTCCATCCTTGCCGGTGCGGCCAGCAATATCCCCGAGGTTGGCACCGGGGCCGAGGTCTACCGCCGCTACGTCACCAGCATGAAGATCGGTCTCGAGCAGGTGGGCGCCCACTACGCCATCAGCTCCATCTTCAGGCCCTACCCCGAGGACGGCGAGATCTTCTGCTACGACGTGCACCGCTCCAGCCATGAGGTTTACACCTCTGGCCGAGGCCGCGTGGCGCTGGGCGGAGCGCAGATCCACTCGCGCATCACCGAGGACACTGAAGAGATCTGCTTTGCCGTGCTGCACCTCGGCGACCAGAACATCTCCGCCGCCGTGCGCCGCTACGACCCCGACAACCCTGAGCAGGCGCAGGCGTTCAAGGCATTCTCCAAAAATGTCGGGCTGGCGATGCGCCGCGCCAATCTCCCCGAGGTCATCCGGCTGATCGACCAGAACTTTCGCGAGACCAACGGCGCGCACGATTCGGAGTCGGCCCCTGCACCGGCAGCCTACTCGCTGCTCTCGCTCTTTGCCGACGAGCAGCACCGCATCCTGCAGACCATCCTGACGCAGACGCTGAATGAGATGGAGGATTCGCTGCGCAAGATCTACGACGACCACGCCTCGCTGCTCGACTTCCTGACCGACACCGGAATCTCGCCGCCGCCGGCCCTCGAAGTCGCCGCCAACTACGCGATCAACGCCTCGCTCAAGAAGGCCCTCGAAGCCGAGCCGTTCGACCCCGAATACGTCCTCTCGCTGGTGGAGAAGGCCACGGCGGAGCACATTACGCTGAACCACCAGCAACTGACCTTTATCGCGGGCCAGAGGATGAAACGGGCGATGGTGCGGCTTGAGGCCGCGGCCGCCGGTGATCCCACCGCCAACGGTGCGCTGACGCATGCCCTGGCCATGGCGGAGACCTTCCGCAAGGTGCCGTTCGAGGTCAACTTGTGGGGCGCGCAGAACATCTGGAACGACCTGCTGCGACGCAGCGACAAGACCTACTGGACCGAGGAGTGGCGCGAGGACTACCGCAAACTCGGCGAGGCGATGAATATCAAGGTCGATCAATTGGTCACCGAAGAGGGCGTCAGCGCTTTCTGA
- a CDS encoding DNA-3-methyladenine glycosylase 2 family protein has protein sequence MPRPSATTRAPRYDSAAAIAQLSAADPKLGKLIERAGPFALRVSSGLSPFEALVESIIYQQLHGKAAATIHRRMLESFHDVSGIGVHPSAQHLLDCPNEQLRAAGLSHNKMLALRDLAAKTIDGTVPTLAVIRKMSDDEIIDHLTQVRGIGRWTVEMLLIFRLGRPDVFPVSDYGVRKGFALTFQGLKPTKKVEPSDLPNAETMHRRSKKWEPWRSIASWYMWRACDLANGKAMALPDTK, from the coding sequence ATGCCTCGTCCCAGTGCCACTACTCGCGCCCCGCGCTACGACTCTGCCGCCGCTATCGCACAGCTCTCCGCAGCCGACCCAAAACTCGGCAAGCTGATCGAGCGCGCCGGGCCGTTTGCGCTGCGCGTGTCGAGCGGCCTCTCGCCCTTTGAGGCGCTGGTCGAGTCGATCATCTATCAGCAGCTCCACGGCAAAGCCGCGGCCACGATCCACAGGCGCATGTTGGAGAGCTTTCACGATGTCTCGGGCATCGGCGTGCATCCCTCGGCGCAGCATCTACTCGACTGCCCCAACGAGCAGCTTCGCGCAGCAGGCCTGTCGCACAACAAGATGCTCGCGCTGCGCGACCTCGCCGCCAAGACCATCGACGGCACCGTTCCCACGCTCGCAGTGATCCGCAAGATGTCCGACGACGAGATCATCGACCACCTGACGCAGGTACGCGGCATCGGCCGCTGGACCGTCGAGATGCTGCTGATCTTCCGTCTCGGCCGCCCCGACGTCTTCCCTGTCTCCGACTACGGCGTGCGCAAAGGCTTCGCGCTCACCTTCCAGGGGCTCAAGCCCACGAAGAAAGTCGAGCCCTCCGACCTGCCGAACGCCGAGACCATGCACAGGCGCAGCAAGAAGTGGGAGCCGTGGCGCTCCATCGCAAGCTGGTATATGTGGCGCGCCTGCGACCTGGCGAACGGCAAGGCGATGGCTCTCCCCGACACGAAGTGA
- a CDS encoding cytochrome c3 family protein — protein MAQVFDRSSNALARASLVITGLIVVALGVALNSLQRSPWVTRQGQRPDQPIPFSHKHHVEGLGLQCQYCHVQVEKAAYAGIPPTKTCINCHAQIWTNAEYLEPVRQSWATGASIQWIRVHDLPDFVYFNHEIHVNKGIGCASCHGRVDEMPLMYQQNTLQMEWCLNCHRNPAVNLRPTAEIYNMAWEGPSTSKPVVCGSTNKGAEGVPTAQNVSCEVTTEEAAVPSGYTKFTSQMELGKYLTAQYHIRTPDELSSCETCHR, from the coding sequence ATGGCGCAAGTTTTTGACCGCAGTTCGAACGCTCTGGCTCGCGCGAGTCTGGTTATTACCGGCTTGATTGTTGTCGCGCTGGGCGTTGCCTTGAATTCACTGCAGCGATCCCCGTGGGTCACCAGGCAGGGTCAACGGCCCGACCAGCCGATCCCCTTCAGCCACAAGCACCACGTCGAAGGCCTGGGCCTGCAATGCCAGTACTGTCACGTTCAGGTGGAGAAGGCTGCTTATGCGGGGATTCCTCCGACCAAGACCTGCATCAACTGCCACGCGCAGATCTGGACCAACGCCGAGTATCTCGAGCCGGTCCGCCAGAGCTGGGCGACGGGCGCGTCGATCCAGTGGATCCGCGTTCATGACCTTCCGGACTTCGTCTACTTCAACCATGAAATTCACGTGAACAAGGGCATCGGCTGCGCAAGCTGCCATGGCCGCGTGGACGAGATGCCGCTGATGTACCAGCAGAACACGCTGCAGATGGAGTGGTGCCTGAACTGCCACCGCAATCCTGCCGTGAACCTGCGCCCGACGGCGGAGATCTACAACATGGCCTGGGAAGGCCCCTCGACCTCGAAGCCGGTTGTCTGCGGCAGCACGAACAAGGGAGCGGAGGGAGTTCCCACGGCGCAGAACGTGAGCTGCGAGGTGACGACGGAAGAGGCTGCGGTCCCCTCCGGATACACGAAGTTCACCAGCCAGATGGAGCTGGGCAAGTACCTCACGGCGCAGTACCACATTCGTACCCCGGATGAACTCTCGAGCTGCGAGACGTGCCACCGATGA